Proteins from a genomic interval of Clostridium scatologenes:
- a CDS encoding DUF6241 domain-containing protein, producing MKKNIRNITLGLSIIMIVGISSYTISLKLLTTSVSNTKNEVKISCATNGNNVGDTRYEIAASMHLMANGLIVAEDNAKNGVKSMSMDELNTTYNLIQTLPAGPEKTNFMNIINRWKSCDFSQIVSDHNTVWRILGEGQPENTLKGRAISADESAIKSTINLIKRGDYSKNK from the coding sequence ATGAAAAAAAATATTAGAAATATAACTTTGGGATTATCTATTATAATGATAGTTGGAATAAGTTCTTATACAATTAGTCTAAAATTACTAACTACTTCAGTATCAAATACAAAAAATGAAGTAAAAATCAGCTGTGCAACTAATGGAAACAATGTTGGAGATACTAGATATGAGATAGCAGCAAGTATGCATTTAATGGCAAATGGGTTAATAGTAGCAGAAGATAATGCAAAAAATGGAGTTAAATCTATGAGTATGGATGAATTAAATACTACATATAATTTAATTCAAACCTTACCAGCTGGACCTGAAAAAACAAATTTTATGAATATCATTAATAGATGGAAATCTTGTGACTTTTCTCAAATTGTATCGGATCATAATACAGTATGGAGAATATTAGGCGAAGGGCAGCCAGAAAATACATTAAAAGGACGTGCAATTTCAGCTGATGAATCGGCAATAAAATCTACTATTAATCTTATTAAAAGGGGTGATTACTCGAAAAATAAATAG
- the secG gene encoding preprotein translocase subunit SecG, whose amino-acid sequence MRNVIMVLQIIIAIALIAVVMVQPSKTNGLSGLVAGGSSTESFYSKNKGRTSEAMLIKVTSVLAAIFAGLCIAQNLVK is encoded by the coding sequence ATGCGAAATGTTATAATGGTTTTACAAATTATAATAGCTATAGCGCTAATAGCTGTTGTTATGGTACAGCCTAGTAAAACTAATGGTTTAAGTGGATTGGTAGCAGGTGGAAGTTCTACTGAATCATTTTATTCAAAGAACAAAGGAAGAACATCAGAAGCAATGCTAATAAAAGTTACGTCTGTACTTGCTGCAATATTTGCAGGTTTATGTATTGCTCAAAATTTAGTTAAATAA
- the eno gene encoding phosphopyruvate hydratase — MKNYIEIVDVVGRQILDSRCMPTVEVEVVLEDGIIGRAAVPSGASTGMFEAVELRDEDKSKYLGKGVLKAVDNVNTYIAEELIGVNVFDQVLIDKIMIELDGTKNKSKLGANAMLGVSLACARAAAESLGLNLYQYIGGVNAKVLPVPMMNIINGGKHADNNVDLQEFMIMPVGAPSFSEALRMSAEVYHSLKALLKTKGYDTGVGDEGGFAPNLKSNEEAIQVIVEAIQKAGYTPGKEIFIALDPASSEIYENGKYNLAGEGKVLSPAEMVDYYANLVEKYPIISIEDGMAEEDWEGWKLITDRIGNKVQLVGDDLFVTNTERLKTGIEKKVANSILIKLNQIGTLTETLNAIEMAERAGYTAVVSHRSGETEDTTIADLVVAVNAGQIKTGAPARSERVAKYNQLLRIEEELGEAGEFRGMKAFYNIKS; from the coding sequence ATGAAAAATTATATTGAAATTGTAGATGTAGTTGGAAGACAAATACTTGATTCTAGATGTATGCCTACAGTAGAGGTGGAGGTTGTACTTGAAGATGGCATTATAGGAAGAGCAGCAGTGCCATCAGGAGCTTCTACAGGTATGTTTGAAGCAGTAGAATTAAGAGATGAAGATAAGTCAAAATATCTTGGTAAAGGTGTTTTAAAAGCTGTAGATAATGTAAATACATACATAGCAGAGGAACTTATAGGAGTGAATGTATTTGATCAAGTGCTAATAGATAAAATAATGATAGAGTTGGATGGCACAAAGAATAAAAGTAAATTGGGAGCTAATGCAATGCTGGGAGTGTCTTTAGCTTGTGCTAGAGCTGCAGCTGAAAGTCTGGGATTAAATTTATATCAATATATTGGTGGAGTAAATGCAAAAGTTCTTCCAGTACCAATGATGAACATAATAAATGGAGGGAAGCATGCTGATAATAATGTGGATCTTCAAGAATTCATGATAATGCCAGTAGGGGCGCCTTCTTTTAGTGAAGCTTTGAGAATGAGTGCAGAAGTTTATCATTCCTTGAAAGCTCTTTTAAAAACTAAAGGTTATGATACTGGTGTAGGGGATGAAGGAGGATTTGCTCCAAATTTAAAGTCAAATGAAGAAGCAATACAGGTAATAGTAGAAGCTATACAGAAGGCAGGATATACTCCAGGAAAGGAAATTTTTATAGCATTAGATCCTGCATCTTCTGAAATATATGAAAATGGAAAATATAATTTAGCAGGAGAAGGAAAGGTATTATCACCAGCAGAAATGGTTGATTATTATGCTAATCTAGTTGAAAAATACCCTATAATCTCTATAGAGGATGGTATGGCAGAAGAGGATTGGGAAGGTTGGAAGCTGATTACAGATAGAATTGGAAACAAAGTTCAATTAGTAGGTGATGATTTATTTGTAACTAATACAGAGAGATTGAAAACTGGTATAGAGAAAAAGGTAGCAAATTCTATACTTATAAAGTTAAATCAAATAGGAACACTAACAGAAACTTTAAATGCTATAGAAATGGCAGAAAGAGCAGGATACACTGCTGTAGTATCACATAGATCTGGTGAGACAGAAGATACAACTATAGCTGATTTAGTAGTAGCTGTAAATGCAGGACAAATAAAAACAGGAGCACCTGCAAGAAGTGAGAGAGTGGCAAAATATAATCAACTCTTAAGAATAGAAGAGGAACTGGGTGAGGCTGGAGAGTTTAGAGGGATGAAGGCATTTTATAACATTAAAAGTTAA